In Candidatus Coatesbacteria bacterium, the genomic stretch GGCTTGTCCTTGTCGAAGCGCACCTTGAGCAGGTTGCGGGCCAAGTTGGCCAGCCACTCGCCGCGGATACGCTTGAGGTTGAAAGCCATACTCGTCCCTCGCGGGGTGTGCGGTTAATCCGTTTCGTCTGTCACAGCCGGCATCTCGGTCAGGCTCAGCGCCCCGGTGGGGCAGACGCCGACACAGGCGCCGCAACCCGTGCAGCGTTCCTGGTCGATGGTCAGGTGCAGCTCGACCAGCTCGAGGGCCAGCGTCGGGCAGACACCGACGCAGCCGCCGCAGTAGGCGCAGCGCTCGCGATCGAGGAGCAGGGACATCCGCCGTCCCTTTCCGAGGTGGTCAGGCCGGTTTAGCGCTGGGACAGCCTAGCATTTTGCCGGTCGGCTAGTCAACTGCTCGTTGCCGTCGACCGCCCGCTTGTATGTCAATTAAACCAGTATAGCCGACACAGCGCGTCTTGGCAAGCGGCGGGGACGCCAGTCCCCGCCCTA encodes the following:
- a CDS encoding 4Fe-4S dicluster domain-containing protein, encoding MSLLLDRERCAYCGGCVGVCPTLALELVELHLTIDQERCTGCGACVGVCPTGALSLTEMPAVTDETD